A DNA window from Brassica napus cultivar Da-Ae chromosome A4, Da-Ae, whole genome shotgun sequence contains the following coding sequences:
- the LOC106445039 gene encoding F-box protein PP2-A13, with protein sequence MGANISGVTPEFDRSSEPRLSDLPENCVALIMMRLDPPEICRLARLSRVFRRASSADFVWESKLPPSYRAIARKVFDEITLRKLLIKKDLYAKLCRPNLFEGGTKELWIDKNTGRLCVSVSSKALRITGIDDRRYWSHIPTDESRFHSVAYVQQIWWFEVGGEFEIQFPSGTYSLFFRIQLGKTSKRLGRRICNSDHIHGWDIKPVRFQLATSDNQQAVSLRYLNNNPGHWSHYHVGDFKVVNPDVSTGVKFSMTQIDCTHTKGGLCIDSVLIVPKENARKVVESE encoded by the exons ATGGGCGCGAATATCTCAGGCGTTACGCCGGAGTTTGACCGGAGCAGTGAACCCAGATTATCCGATTTGCCGGAGAACTGTGTAGCGCTGATCATGATGCGGCTTGACCCGCCGGAGATTTGTCGGCTCGCTCGTCTCAGCAGGGTCTTCCGTCGCGCGTCGTCAGCTGATTTCGTGTGGGAGTCGAAGCTGCCTCCGAGTTACCGAGCTATTGCGCGGAAGGTGTTCGACGAAATTACTCTGAGGAAGTTGTTGATAAAGAAGGATCTTTACGCGAAGCTCTGTAGGCCCAATCTCTTCGAGGGTGGCACAAAG GAGCTGTGGATTGATAAGAACACTGGTCGTCTCTGTGTATCGGTTTCTTCAAAGGCGTTAAGGATTACTGGAATTGATGATCGGAGATACTGGAGTCATATCCCAACCGATGAATCCAG GTTCCACTCAGTTGCGTATGTTCAACAGATATGGTGGTTCGAAGTAGGAGGAGAGTTTGAGATCCAGTTTCCATCCGGAACATACAGTCTCTTCTTCCGCATCCAGCTCGGGAAAACATCAAAGAGACTTGGACGGAGAATCTGCAACTCCGACCACATCCACGGATGGGACATTAAACCTGTTAGGTTCCAGCTCGCAACTTCAGACAACCAACAAGCTGTTTCGCTGCGTTATCTGAACAACAACCCTGGACACTGGAGTCACTATCACGTCGGGGATTTCAAAGTGGTAAATCCAGATGTATCAACAGGAGTCAAGTTCTCGATGACTCAAATTGATTGCACTCACACGAAAGGTGGCTTGTGCATAGACTCTGTTCTTATAGTACCTAAAGAAAATGCAAGAAAGGTCGTTGAATCAGAATAG